The Syntrophales bacterium region GCCGACACCAGGGTTCCGTCCTTCAGCGTCCGCGATGAGTACAGGAGCGTGATGCCCTTGCCTCCCTTCGAGTAGTAGGTCCCGATCATGAAGTCGAACTGGCCGCCCACGCCGCTCACCATGCGGTGGCCGATTCCTTCCGAGGCGATCTGGCCGCTCATATCCACCATCAGGGCCATGTTCATGGCCACCATGTTGGGGTGGCGGGCGACGAAAGCGGGGTTGTTGGTATAGGAGGCCGGGTAGAATTCGCAGCGGGGATTTTCGCGGACGTAGTCGTACATGGACTGGTCGCCCATGCAGAATGTCGCCACGGTGACGCCTCTGTGGAAGGGCTTCTTCGCATTTGTGACGATGCCCTTTTCTACGAGCTGGGGAAGGCCGATGGGGAACATCTCCGTCAGGACACCCAGGTCGCGCTTGCCTTCCAGGCCCGCAACGACTGCCTCCGGGATGGCCCCGATGCCCATCTGGATCGTGTCACCATCCGCGATCAGCTCCAGGGCGTATTCACCGATTCTCTTCTCCTTCTCCCCCGGTGTCGCGCGGCCCACCAGGGGGATCGGGCTCGAATGCTCCACGATGACATCGAACTCGGAGATGTGCATCCAATTGTCCCCGAGGATGACCGGCATCCGGTCGTTCACCTCGGCAATGGCCAGGCGGAGCTTGCTTTCTTCCCTTCCCTTCCGGAGGGCCTCCATGGTGTAGAAGTTCGTCAGGCCGAGGTTGACGAAGCCCTGGTCGTTGGGCGGCGTCGTCATGCAGATGAAGACGTCGGAGCGCTTGGCGTACTTGTCTCCGCCGTCTGAGGTCATGATGGGAAGATAGTCCGGCAGACGGGACTCGATGATTTTCCGGCTCGCCGCGGTGCCGAAGGAGGGGTCGAAGTTGATGTGGCCGTCAAGGCCCTTCATGAATGCGGGGTCGTAGAGCTTCGACGGCCGGACGGCGACGGAGTCGCAGATCCGGACGCCCTTCAGTTCCTGCCATCGGGCCAGGATGGCGTCGTACATGTCGGCCGAACAGGCGCCGACGGCCAGCCCGACGCCCACGAAATCCCCGGATCGAATCTGCTTCGCCGCCTCGGCAAAGCTCATCCGTTTTCTCTGATATTCCTCTTTCCAGTTCATCACGTTTCCTTTTACGAATGCCCCGTTCAGGGGCATGGATGTTTCCCGCGGGACCGCCTTCGCTTGGTCCCGCCACTCCGGTCGCTTGTCTGCCTTTCGGCTCCGGCCGGCATTTCCGTCGGTCATGCGGCCGGTCCGCTGTCCATTCTGGTCTTTCCTGAAATGGTTGATGCCGTCCAGAAGCCCGTATTCACCGATGCTGCGGTAGAGGGTTGTGCAGCTTGCGGCTTTTCCCTATACGACCCGGCACGACGGCTGGGCCGCTCCCGTCTTCGTCATGACGATCTGCCAGAGCTGGATGCTTCTCGACCGGAAGGCCCCCGCGCAGGACAGCAGGTAATACTCCCACATGCGCATGAAGCGCCCGTCATACTTGCCTTTCAGGCGCGTCCAGGACTCCTGGAAACGGCGGTTCCAGGCCATGAGCGTTTTGTCGTAGTGCGGTCCCAGGTTCTGCAGGTCCTCCACGACGAAGAGCCCTTCGGTGGCGCGGCCGATCTGGGCGATGCCGGGGAGCATGCCGTTCGGGAAGATGTAGCGCACGATCCAGGGATCGCAGTTCGCCTGGGAGGCGTTCCCACCGATGGTGTGAAGAAGGAAAACCCCGTCTTCTTCCAGGCAGCGGTGGACGACCTCGAAGAACGTCCGGTAGTTCTTTCTCCCCACGTGCTCGAACATCCCGACTGACACCACCTTGTCGAAGGTCCCCCCGATCCGCCGGTAGTCCTCCCGGATCACCTCGACCGGCAGTCCCCTGCAGAACTGGCGGGCGTAGTCGATCTGCGGCTCGGAGATGTTGACGGCCGTGACCTCGCATCCGTAATGCTCGGCCATGTAGCGGCTCAATCCTCCCCAGCCGGCCCCGATGTCCAGCACGCGGTCCCGGGAGTCCAGGCCGAGCTTCCGGCAGATCAGGTCGAGCTTTTTCTGCTGGGCCTCCACGAGGTCGTCCGTCCCCTGGAAATAGGCGCAGCTGTACTGGTTGTAGGGATCGAGAAACGACATGAAGAGATCGCCATCCAGGTCGTAATGGTGCTTCGCGATCATGTGCGACCGGGACAGCGACTGGAGGTTGAAGAGGATTCCCGGGAGAAATCCCAGAAGATAGGAGAAGCTCCCCTTCACGGCTTCATCGAGGCCCGCCCGGAGGATGCGGCATATGAATTCGTCGATCTGCTCGCAGTCCCACCAGCCGTCCATGTAGGCCTCGCCGAGCCCCAGGTTCTTTTCCCTGAGCACCCGGTCGTACAGCCTGTCATCGAGAACCTGGATATCCCAGGGATTCGGGCCGTCGATCACAATGCCGGCCCGGGAAAGATGTCGCTCGATGATGGACCTGGATAGCTTACCGGATCCGCCCCGGGAGTCTGTGCCTCCCGGGGGGGATAATTCTTTTCGGGGGGAACGCGGGTTGAGGATGGATACTCCCCGGTCAAGCCTCCCAACCGACTCGCGCCTGTGAATCCTTTCTTCCTTGACCAGACCGTTTGCCATCGGACTTCCTCTATATTATCAAAGGATTGCAAGATCCTCCGGGAGCGCCGGGGGTTTATTCGAGCCGCCGTCGTGTTTCCACATCCGGGTTTCCGGTCCCGGCCCTGGCGATCCTGGAGCCCTCTCCCCTCCTTTTGCCGCAGATTGTCGCCGGACGCCGATTTTTGCCATGCCGATCCGTCTGATTCTCCCCGCAGAAAACGGCGGCCATCTCCTCGGAAGAAAGGGGCCGCCGCCATAGGACATGCCGGTGCGAAGCCATCCGCATCCGTCCGATGACAAGCAGGGTCCTGCATAACAGAAGAAGGGGGCCGGCATGCGCCGGCCCCCTTCTTCCGCTCCCGGAGATGACTGACTATGCCCTCAGTGCCGTTTCAAACAGGCAGGCCGAGGCATACACGGCCAGGGGGATTGCCTTGTCCACCGCCTCTTTCCACTTCCGGTTTCCCGCGACCAGGCTCTGGTTGTATTCATCGATGGCGCTGTCCACCTTGAGGACGTATCCCTCCGTACCCGGCTCTTCGGCGTGAAGGTCCGTCTCAATGCAGGGAATGAACGCCCTGGCCCTGTCGTAGATTTCGAGGGCGAAGGCCTGCGGGTCCAGCGGGCCCGTCCGAAGCGAGCTCTTGAATTCGCTGTACCCGCCCGGCGTCAGGACAAAGTCCGGCGAGCCATAGACGTACTTGTTCGCGTATTTCTCGAAAAAAAAGTGATCCACGTAGGGCACGGCCGGGTAGTTGCCGACATGGTGCGGCGCCGTCAGGTCCTGCAGGTAGTGGGTTGCGACACCGAGAGACGTGACGCTTCCGCTTCCTCCCACGGCCAGGTTGTAATGGTTGACGAAATTCATCAACGCATGCTCGTGAATGTCCTCATCGAGGCCGTTCGTCGCCCTTTTCATGTATTTCAGGATGAGCATGGTCGTCGGGGCGGCGTTCTCCAGGAAGTTGCCCTTTCCGCCCTCCTTGGTATCTCCAAAGAAATGCCCCTCGAAGATCAGGTCCTGCAGGTCGCTTTTCGGATCGTCCGGGAATTTGCAGTATTCCAGAAGGAGCGCGGTGTCGGCGGGAGAAACGTTCAGCAGGCCGAGAGCCCTGTCGGTGATATAGCAGTGCGTGCTGTCCCGCAGTTCGAGCACCCGCTTGAATCGCTCGTAGGATTCATGGGTAAGGCGGATCAGCCTGCGGACTTCCTCGAAGATTTCCCTGCCGCAGGCCCTGTTGATCACGTCCCTGAAAAAGAGGCGTGTTTCTTCCTTTCCTTTCTTTGGGACGTCCTTCTTCCTGAATTTGAGGCTCTTCCGGTCGATCCGGGTGACAGCTTTCAGTTCGGAGGAAAGGGCGGAGAACTCTTTTAATGTGTCTTTCAGCAATTTGATGGATGCATCCTGCTGCACCGTCGCTTCGTTCATGCCACACCCTCCCTTTCCGTTTGAATATGAATCGGAATTCCCGTTGATGATGCCGCTGCACGGACATTTCCCGGTC contains the following coding sequences:
- the cfa gene encoding cyclopropane fatty acyl phospholipid synthase gives rise to the protein MANGLVKEERIHRRESVGRLDRGVSILNPRSPRKELSPPGGTDSRGGSGKLSRSIIERHLSRAGIVIDGPNPWDIQVLDDRLYDRVLREKNLGLGEAYMDGWWDCEQIDEFICRILRAGLDEAVKGSFSYLLGFLPGILFNLQSLSRSHMIAKHHYDLDGDLFMSFLDPYNQYSCAYFQGTDDLVEAQQKKLDLICRKLGLDSRDRVLDIGAGWGGLSRYMAEHYGCEVTAVNISEPQIDYARQFCRGLPVEVIREDYRRIGGTFDKVVSVGMFEHVGRKNYRTFFEVVHRCLEEDGVFLLHTIGGNASQANCDPWIVRYIFPNGMLPGIAQIGRATEGLFVVEDLQNLGPHYDKTLMAWNRRFQESWTRLKGKYDGRFMRMWEYYLLSCAGAFRSRSIQLWQIVMTKTGAAQPSCRVV
- a CDS encoding acetyl-CoA hydrolase/transferase C-terminal domain-containing protein, coding for MNWKEEYQRKRMSFAEAAKQIRSGDFVGVGLAVGACSADMYDAILARWQELKGVRICDSVAVRPSKLYDPAFMKGLDGHINFDPSFGTAASRKIIESRLPDYLPIMTSDGGDKYAKRSDVFICMTTPPNDQGFVNLGLTNFYTMEALRKGREESKLRLAIAEVNDRMPVILGDNWMHISEFDVIVEHSSPIPLVGRATPGEKEKRIGEYALELIADGDTIQMGIGAIPEAVVAGLEGKRDLGVLTEMFPIGLPQLVEKGIVTNAKKPFHRGVTVATFCMGDQSMYDYVRENPRCEFYPASYTNNPAFVARHPNMVAMNMALMVDMSGQIASEGIGHRMVSGVGGQFDFMIGTYYSKGGKGITLLYSSRTLKDGTLVSALVPELPPGTPVSVPRSFAQYVVTEYGIADLRYKTRRERALALIAIAHPDLRGELKASLRRNFYMA